The window GTTCTATATAATTATATGTTCATCTTGTCTAATATTTTACTTTTTATTTTCGTTTTATGTACATATAGAAATGTTCTGTGTGTCGTGTATGCGAAGTATAGGGAGTGATATGTTACCTCTAAAATTGAAGACCTCATTCTTGCGAGCTTTAGATGATGGACTCTAATATTTAATTTATTTTTTTCTTCTTTATTCAAATTTATGATTTTTAAACTTTAAAAATTCGAAATTTATTTGGATGAACTTTAAACTATGAAGTCTATATTTTGTGTTCAAGATGAACTTAGAAGTTTTAAAATTATGGTTTCATGGTGTGCTAGTGTGGTCAATTCCCAATACTTTCAAAATTATTGAGTATTAAACTTTCAAAGTATCTATTTGGTTTATAGATTGTTGGTTTGTTGGAGAATCATTGCCATAAATTTTATTTATATATTATATGTGCTTATAAAAACAAGTAATGGAAGAAAAAAAAAGACCTAAAGTACAATAATTTTTTAATAAGCTAAAGCATACAAATTTTAAGAAAAAATATTTTTAAAAAAAGAAGAAAAACCGAAACCGAACCGAACCACGGTTTGGTTTGGTTACCGGTTCAAGACCTCAAAAAATGCCAAACCGAACCGAACCAAACCGAATTTTTTATTCGGTTTGGTTTCCGGTTTTAGGTGAAAACCGAACCGAATAAAACTGAACCTACCCCTACTGCTAGCAGTTCTGTTGAAGTTGACTGGCTATGTTATGAGGATTAATAATGCTAGGTAGACCATTTTTTATGGCAACACTTGTATCTCATGATCAACTTATGTGGCAGTTGATATGATATGGCACATACACGTCATTACTGAAACTATGATAGATTTAGACTTTCTATCGTATATATTAGCACATAAGGTGAGATCGATGTAGGTGATACCCCAAAATGTTCACCTAGCATTACTCATGTTATGAGGCGGAAGAAATTTACAGGCTTGGGTCTTTGGCATTCAAACCCTAAATTATCTCTTTTGCTTTCGGGAGAATTAGGGTATACGAGGTTATATATCATGTTACAAGTCTTAGGACTTCGCAGCAGGCTCAAGGAGGATAGAAGAATTACTTGTACAACAATTGCTTTCTTGGCTAGGCTAGTGTTTCTTCAATTCCCTTAAGTGACATAGGAGTTGTAACATGTGTTTTTTGTTGGATTGCTTTTAGTTTTGTAGAGTACAGTTCGAATAAGTGAGCATGTAGTTTTTCAATGGATATTACTAGCTAGGGTTTTTGGAGTGGCTATGTCAAAGTCATTTAAATATATATATATATACACACACACACACACACGGACAAGATCAGAAGATAACGTCCGCAAACCCGTAAAAGTGCTGACGTCCCTGATTTTGCAGCGATCAAGCGCCGACGACGGCGCGCCTCCACCCTAGCGGACTCCAACAGCGTCCCTGATCACTTTCCCTCCCCAGCGAGTCCACCAAATTCTAGTTTTCCGGCGAGATCACCCAAAACTTCAAACAAAATCGATCTCGCCGGAAAACTGGAATTCNNNNNNNNNNNNNNNNNNNNTGCAGATGTCCGCATTTATTCTTAAGGTGCGGATTTCCATTTTACACTCACTTTTCAATCGAATTTTCACATCTCCACCTTCTATTCTTTAGATACTAATGTATAGATCATCTCTGTAAAATTTCAGCAAATTTGGTTATCAATAAGACACTCAAACTCGATTAAACCAATGGATGAACATTATTCTGTCGAACTTGAACTGTTCATGTTTATAACAAAAAAACGCAGTTTTGAATGCTTTAATGATAACCAAATTGGATGAAATTTTACAGAGATGATTTGTACATTAGTATCTAAATGCTAGACGATGGAGATGTGAAAATTAGATTGAAAAGTAGAAATCCGCACCGTAAGAAAAAATGCGGACGTCCGCAGCTGAAAAGCCATGTATATATCTATATAGATATATATATATATCTATACGACCATACTTATTGCCCCTAAAAGGACACCCATAAGTCTATACCCTGTATTCTTAAGAGAAAATTAGACGAAAACGTAAAATACTAGACCTCTTTTAAGATAAACTCATACATGTTTATTTGCATTCATCATCAAATGCCATTGTTTATATGATTCTTTTGACTACATCTTACTAAACATTATTCGGCCTTTCAAAGAAAAAAAAAAAACATTATTCGGTGAAAGTCTAAACATGTTTTTATTACTAATTAATCGATAGGTTTTTACAACCACGTACTATAGATGAGTTCATTGTTGTATTCGTTTTGTAATTTGTTATTTGATTCTATAGGATCCAGTGGATCGTTCGAGCATCTCGTTAACGAGAAATGGAATTCTATTTTTTTAAGTTATGAAGAGAACTTAACTTAAGGGAACTTTGAATGTATAAATGGTTAAATAAACTTAATGAAAAGAGATCGAGTAGTTAACAAAGAATATGGGAGTGCTGTAGCATGTCACTAACTGCCCCTTCTTTTAGCTTGTATTAGAACAATTGGAAACTTTATATGTTTGAGAGATGTAGCTAGATTCCTCCAATATTAGTTGGTATATTGACTGAAATGTCTTCTCAATTTGCACTGCGCGGATGGAATAATGATTAGTTTTGAGGTGGAGTTGCAGATGATCGATTAATTTTCAAGGTTGAATTACATATGAGATTTGACATATATAGTGTATTAGATGATCGTGTTTTGGAGATGATGGACATTTGATTTGGATTGATTCAACGTAAAGTTATAGAAGAGCTAATTAGGAAAACTGGTTTAATTTGATGAAATTGCCTAAATTAGTACATAAATGAACTACAAGATAATTGCTTAATCAAGTTATGTAGAGGCTAAGCCTTCTATTAATCCTCATGATCAAGATAGCTAGCTAGCTACTTAACTAATTAAGTGGTTCCTGATTAAATCTCTATTCCCCAATTAGGTAATGAAGATAAAATAAATTAGGAAGTACTTGGTAGTTATCAATTCCATCTAGCTAGCTTAATTTGTTTATATTCCTTACTCTATAATTCTATAGCTACACCCTTTACCCTATTTAGTGCCCTAGCTCTTTGAACCTCTTGATTAATTACTTATTTCAGTTTATTTATGAGTTTCCTTATGAGATTAATGCATCTCAAACTTATGCTTCCATCATTTCCATCATATATGGACATCCCCATCATCATAACTCTCATACTACCATCATTAATTAATTATTGATTCATTAAATACATTCATCTTTATCATCAGATTAGGATATAAGCATAATTGTTGGATTGATGAGTCCTTATGACCTTCCTTATAATAGGGGATAGAATCAAAATTATGAAAATTTTGAGGGATGTAGTATGTAAAGTTTCCTAGTTTCCTCCTAGCAAAACCAAACATAAGTGAAAGGAAGCAAGCAAAGGTGGTACTTTGAGAAGGCAAAGGCAAAGCTGCTGGCTAGTCTCAAACTTTGTGTTGTGTGGCCTTGTCAGGCCTTCACTCTCAGATGGGTCATAGCCTCCCCAATTGTCCATGAATCACAGTCCTACTGCTCAGTTCTCACCCCTTTTATAGGTCCCACTCCATCCCCTTCTTCCTCATCATCAACCCCCCACATCCTCCTCTCCCTAATTCCCATTCTCTCCAATTCTTTCATTATTCATTTCCTCACTGCTCCCTCCTTTTCTCATATTGCACCCCCAAGCCCCCTCAGACAGAAGAAAAGAAAACCAGTGACCTCTGCTCATCTCTAATTTCATGGAGAAGATTGAGAGGGAAACCCAAGACTTCATGAACGTTGAATCCTTCTCTCAGCTGCCCTTCATCCGCCCGGCTCCTCCAGTCAACAAAGAAAAGGGCATTAGGCTCTTCGGCATCGAATTCGGGGCAGGCGTCGACCCCAACCACGACTCGGAATCGGTCGACAACAATGTGTCTGAGAACGGGAAAGAAGAAGAGGGCAACAAGAACACCAACACCACCACAAATATAAGCAAGAGCAACAGCGAAAATGGCAGCGAGAGCAGCCGGAGATTCGAGTGCCATTACTGCTGCAGAAACTTCCCGACTAGCCAAGCCCTCGGCGGCCACCAAAACGCACACAAAAGAGAGCGGCAGCACGCCAAACGCGAGCATCTCCAGTCAGCTATGGTGCATGGAGGGCTCGTCTCCCACGACGCTGCACAAGTGTACGGCTTGATGAATTACAGCCGCCTTGGCTCTGCTCATCATCCCACATATCCGGCCTGGAACACTAACTACAGTTCTAGTACCACTACCACCAGTCCTAGGTTCTACGGAATCCCCGGTGGATCTTACGGTACTCAAACCGCGCCCATAAACGGCAGCCCTTTGGGC of the Fragaria vesca subsp. vesca linkage group LG6, FraVesHawaii_1.0, whole genome shotgun sequence genome contains:
- the LOC101311107 gene encoding uncharacterized protein LOC101311107, whose product is MEKIERETQDFMNVESFSQLPFIRPAPPVNKEKGIRLFGIEFGAGVDPNHDSESVDNNVSENGKEEEGNKNTNTTTNISKSNSENGSESSRRFECHYCCRNFPTSQALGGHQNAHKRERQHAKREHLQSAMVHGGLVSHDAAQVYGLMNYSRLGSAHHPTYPAWNTNYSSSTTTTSPRFYGIPGGSYGTQTAPINGSPLGLWRIPSANPSFNRDRSLMNPLVTPLFAGEELKPVVIGGSGNSQSRYVYESSSVQQDHVSLDLHL